The region TGGGACGGGAGTCGCTGGTGCGGATCCCGACCCTGGAGCCGCTGCGCGGGACCAGGGCGCACGTGGGCGAGCTGCTCGACGCCGCGAGCAGCGCCGAGGAGCTCGTGGACTCCCTGACCAAGGGGTGAGACACCACGCTTCGCGCACGTCAGCAGCGGGCGGATGATCGAAACGACGCCCGCATGGCTGTGGGCGAACGGGTGGTCGGATGGGTAGTGTTCAAAGCATGGATGTCCGGCATCGTCGGCCGGCATCCGCCGAGTGCGACCACCGGGAGGCAAGATGTCGCAGGAAAAGGTTCAGCGGCACGGCGGCGGCGACGGCGAAGAGGAATCGGGTCCCGAGGCCGCCGGTCAGGAACGTCGCGAGAAGCTCGGCGAGGACGTCGACGCCATCCTGGACGAGATCGACGACGTCCTGGAGGAGAACGCCGAGGACTTCGTCCGCGCCTACGTGCAGAAGGGCGG is a window of Saccharopolyspora erythraea NRRL 2338 DNA encoding:
- a CDS encoding ubiquitin-like protein Pup, with protein sequence MSQEKVQRHGGGDGEEESGPEAAGQERREKLGEDVDAILDEIDDVLEENAEDFVRAYVQKGGQ